From a region of the Vanrija pseudolonga chromosome 2, complete sequence genome:
- the SPCC550.07_0 gene encoding Putative amidase translates to MTDWKTQAEAYKARIAAQIPAEWRLSADVLSNLPLNVTRLPETSGLLTQREVELKALDATALAAAIATREYTAVEVVTAYAKAAAISSQATHSIMDFFPAEAVAQAQALDEELARTGKVVGPLHGVPISVKDMIGLAGRARTCGSLAGALDPALQPTEDSVIVAALRKAGAVFYAKTTNPQAIMHLETNSFLGETLNPWNTRLTPGGSSGGESALIAGGGSVLGIGTDIGGSIRNPCSNCGLFGFKPTAARIPKQGNTSGMPGQETIIGAVGPMGVSARDCELFISSILAAEPWRRDPTMVGMPWRPESARYTHGGERPRIGVMWDDGVVLPQPPMRRALSAAVERLKAKGYDVVDFKPYRTAEGWETLRSLYFTDGGAHIRATAAASGEPILPLTEWIMDGAVDNTATQIRALNRARDAFRLDWWRYYAEQKVDIILTPAYPGPAPVLGTSKYWAYTALFNILDMPGAVFPTGLYVDPSNPADKADKEGDRAWLSEEDKLNAERYDAEVFTGAPLALQIVGERWEDEMVMKALYGVSEAVRV, encoded by the exons ATGACAGACTGGAAGACGCAAGCAGAGGCCTACAAGGCGCGCATCGCGGCGCAGATTCCCGCGGAGTGGCGCCTGAGCGCCGACGTCCTGTCCAACCTCCCGCTAAACGTCACCCGCCTGCCCGAGACGAGCGGCCTCCTCACGCAACGCGAAGTAGAGCTCAAggccctcgacgcgacggcgcttGCCGCGGCCATCGCGACACGGGAGTACACCGCCGTCGAAGTCGTCACGGCGtacgccaaggccgcggcgATCAGCTCGCAGGCAACGCACAGCATCATGGACTTCTTTCctgccgaggcggtcgcgcaggcgcaggcgctggacgaggagctcgcgcggACGGGCAAGGTCGTTGGGCCGTTGCACGGTGTACCCATCAGCGTCAAGG ACATGATCGGCCTcgcaggccgcgcgcgaACTTGCGGCtccctcgccggcgcgctcgacccggcCCTCCAGCCAACCGAGGACAGCGTCAtcgtcgctgcgctgcgcaaggccggcgccgtgttCTACGCGAAGACGACCAACCCCCAGGCGATCATGCACCTCGAGACCAACAGCTTCCTCGGCGAGACGCTCAACCCGTGGAACACGCGCCTTACCCCCGGCggcagctcgggcggcgagagcgcgcTGATTGCTGGTGGGGGGAGTGTGCTTGG CATCGGCACCGACATCGGCGGCTCGATCCGCAACCCCTGCTCCAACTGCGGCCTGTTCGGCTTCAagccgaccgcggcgcgtATCCCAAAGCAGGGCAACACGAGCGGCATGCCTGGCCAAGAGACGATCattggcgccgtcggcccgATGGGCGTGTCCGCGCGCGACTGCGAGCTGTTCATTTCGTCCATCCTGGCGGCCGAGCCGTGGCGCCGCGACCCGACCATGGTCGGCATGCCGTGGCGCCCTGAGAGCGCGCGGTACACGCACGGCGGGGAGCGCCCGCGCATCGGCGTCATGtgggacgacggcgtcgtgctccCGCAGCCGCCtatgcgccgcgcgctctcggccgccgtcgagcggctcaaggccaagggctacgacgtcgtcgacttcaAGCCCTACCGTACCGCCGAGGGGTGGGAGACGCTGCGCTCCCTGTACTTCACCGACGGGGGCGCGCATatccgcgcgacggcggcggcgagcggcgagccgaTCCTCCCGCTCACCGAGTGGATCAtggacggcgccgtcgacaacacGGCGACGCAGATCCGCGCGCTcaaccgcgcgcgcgacgcgttccgGCTCGACTGGTGGCGCTACTACGCCGAGCAGAAGGTGGACATCATCCTCACGCCTGCGTACCCCGGCCCGGCGCCCGTGCTCGGCACGAGCAAGTACTGGGCCTACACTGCGCTGTTCAACATCCTCGACATGCCCGGCGCCGTGTTCCCTACGGGCCTGTATGTCGACCCGAGTAAccccgccgacaaggcggATAAGGAGGGCGACCGCGCGTGGCTGAGCGAAGAGGACAAGCTCAATGCCGAGCGGTATGATGCCGAGGTCTTTactggcgcgccgctcgcgctccagaTTGTCGGCGAGCGCTGGGAAGACGAGATGGTCATGAAGGCCCTCTATGGGGTCAGTGAGGCTGTTAGGGTGTGA